The DNA window TTCGGGAATCGGGAGGATTTGAACAGGAGGCTGCTGTGATGTTAGGTTTGTATCGAGAAGATTACTACGACAAACAGACCACCCAAAAAGGCATTTTTGAAGTTTCAGTTTTGAAAAGTCGGTTTAGTAGCGAGACGACTGTTAATCTCTTGTTTGACGAAAGATTTGGACAGTTTAAGAATCTGGCTAAATCTAATTATTAAAACCCATGAAAGCGCTATCTGTTCGTCAACCTTGGGCATGGGCAATTATTTATGCTCTTAAAGACATAGAAAACCGTGGCTGGCCTATCAATTATCGCGGCGACATTCTTATTCACGCCGCCAAAACCTGTACCAAAAAAGAGTACCAGCTAACGAAAGAATTTTGCCAAGGGATGGGGGTAGTAATCCCAGAACTAATCTCTCTACGTCGCGGCCAAGTCATCGGTATTGTCACAATAGTTGATTGCAAGTTTTCACAAATTGCGTCTGGCTGGGGAATGCCTGGGCAATACCACTGTCAGCTGGAGAATCCACGCGAGATCACACCAATTCCTTACATTGGGCGGTTGGGGATTTTTGAAGTACCCGATGATTTGGTCATGGAGGTGGCTGCTTGACTAAAACAGTCCCCATGATTCGCACACTACAACACCTTGGGGCAACCAGGGAAGATATTATCGCCTTTATCAAAAAAGCGAAAACCAAAAAGCCATCACCAAAATCAGATGTCTGCAAAAATTTTGATAACACAAAATTAAAACCAGTTCTTCCAGATGATGCACCGATTGCTGTAGTACTTTTCGCTGGTGGCGGTGGGATTGAGGCGGGGGTGGTGCAAGCCGGGATTCGTCCAGTCATTGCGGTGGAGTTCGACCCCACAAAACCAGACTTGAGCAGGGCGTTCGTCGAAGACGTTGCCGAAGGCATCGCTCTCAACCATCACCGTAACTTTCATGAATATGGCTGCAAAATCATTCAGCTAACAGTTCAAGAAGTAGCACGGTTAGGATTTCTAGGTTTTCCCCGTCGCCCCGATTACCTCCACGCCTCCCCGGTGTGTGCCAACTTCAGTCAAGCTCACACTGCAAAAGCGGGTATTGCGCTTGAAACGGCTGACGATTTGAGTGCAGCACTAGCTGTAGCAGAAGCCATCCGACAGTTGCAGCCACGGGTATTCACTCTCGAAAATGTCCCACGCTATCAGAACAGTCAGAGTTTTAGTATCATCCTGGATGCTTTGGAGCAAGAGGGATACTCGGTCAATTACAGCGTGGTCAACATGGCTGACTTTGGGTTGCCCCAGGCGCGGCGGCGGTTAGTCCTGATTGCCAGTAGAGGTTTTAGCGTTGCAATACCAGCTCACAGAAAACCAATAGGTTGGTATGAGGCAATAGCCCATCTCATCCCCATGATGTCTGATTCACAACTACTCCCCAAACAACGGCAAGCGGTAGAACAATTTTTGACGGCTAACGAACCAACGCCATTGCTACTAGAGAGAGTTGGGGGACGCAACAGACTAAAGTACAAGCCTGGGCATCTACCCTCTAATACCATACTGCGATCGCATTTTACAGATCACAAAGGTTGTAACCGTAGCAAGTTCACTGATATCTGGTTGCCGGATGGTACGGTTAAGTCTTTGTCTATTGAGGGGGCTGCGAAGTTACAAGGCTTTCCCGATTGGTACGAATTTCCCAATGAAACTGCTACGGCGGGGTCAATTATCGGCTACTCTGTCCCTCCCAGTTTTGCGACTCAATTATTCATGTCGGCACAAAGTTATAGCTATGTAGGCAATAGCTAAGGTTCTACTCCTTCATCAATCCAAGCATCAATTGCTGTTTTTACCTCTAATTCAGTCACGGCAGACCATTCCTTTTCGTTGATAGTGGTTTTAAATACCGCCCTTTTACCGTGACCAACTTTTTCCATTGAGTGTCCGCGATACAAATTTTTAGGCTTAATCATCTTTATAGAATATTATAAACTGTTGCTCAATAAGAAAAGTAGCTTGATTTTCTATAATGGCTGCTGATCGAGGGGATTATCATAAGCAGAAGCGTCATTGCGAATTGGTAATTGCAAATCTCAAAACAGAATTTAGAGGAGCCAGACTTCAGCTATGATTACTAAAAATGATGATTTAGTCGATGCAGTTAAAACCACTAGCCTAAATTTTTACACTCTCGAAGATATTTAAAAGGAAAAGGAATTACAGTACTTTGATTTGTGCGGACAAAATCAACATCCATTGTTAGGAGGAGTTGTTTGAATATTAGCTCAGAGCCTTTTACCGCAACTATTCTACGAATATGACAAGCATCTTTAAAAGAAAATTGTACTTTTTCTCTCCTATCTCCTACGAAGTAATAAGCTTCTTTACCAGTTTCGGCAAAATAGTTGATGTTTAAAGAAGCATCAAACAATTCTTTAAGGCTTTCTTTGTTCTTTGGAAAACTAAGCCTAATATTATGCTGAGTAGTAAGATAAGCTCGGAATTTCTCAGCTACAGATGTGCCTGAACCTATATTATCATTCAAAAGTTTTCGGAAGCTATTCTTATCTAACTCATTATTTGCTAAAATATGCATTTGGCTAATTATATTTACAAACTTATCAGCAAATTCTTGACCATCTGTAAATATAAAATCTTGTATAATTTTTATTAAATCATTGCCTGTTTGTTTACCTAATGGCAGCTTATTTCCTACTTCTTGAATAAGAGTTTCAATCTGAGAAAGGGCAGGAATAGTAATTTCCTTTGTACGCCATATTTCATTAACATCTCCTGTATTCGATATAACTAATCCTTCCAATTCACCATAATTCTTGTTAACTTTAGCATTATCATTAGCATTAATTATTAACTCTTTATACTTTTGAAATTTTTGATAGCTAAATATATCTTGAGAGTCTATCCTATAAAATTCAAAACTACCATTAGGTTGAATTTCCATAAAAATAACATTTTCTGCTTCTCCATGCCAAATAGCAAAAGTCCATATTCCTTCTAATTGCAGTTTTTCCCATTGAAAAAGATTAATTTTTTGATAAGCTATATCACGTTTTATAAGCAATTCTTTAATACTCGTCTTAAGAGCAGGATTAGATATAATATCACTTGATTCAACTGTAAGATGTTGTCGATAAAATTTATTATCTGAAGGAAGATATTCATCTTCTAGACCCATCTCCACATAATAGTTTTGATTATGAATAATTCTGATGTTCAAAGCATCCTGTTTATCACGCTGGCTACAAGTGATAAGGTTATTTTCTAAAATATAATTAGGATGAAGAAAGGTTTTTATATTATTTACTAAACTTTTAGACTCGTCGTTATTGGCTTTATCTATTATATTTACTCCTTGCCCTTTTAGTAAATGGTGAAGTTGTTCTGGCTTGTTCAATAAACTATTATTGAGTTCAATAGTCTGGTCAATTTCAATATTAGATAATTCAACCTCTATATATTTTGATAAATCTTGTCGTATAGTTGACATAACATGATGCAAAATCCCAGCACGACTTTTATAAAAATTATCAATGCTTCCAAAGTCAAGAAATTGCCTAGATGCTTTCTTTCCCTTTAAACCACATTCGATATATATTAAATTTGTCTCAATTTCAGCATCCCGTGGTAAGGATCTCCGCAAACTGCTGGTTGATGGTTCAAATATATAGTGAGGTTTCTTAAGAGCATTTTGAAGTTCTTTCTCGCGCTTAGGATCACTTGTCTTTTTATTTTCTGAAAGTATAGAAATTTTAGTTCGATAACGAACAGTCTCTACTTCTAGCAAATAGGGGTTAGATGTTATACTTACTTTCGCAATATCAAGACAGTCTTTACGTTTACTGTCAAAATCTGATACAAGCAACAATGCGCCTGTTAAGTTGCAGTATTGATACTTAGCAAAGCGGGAATTTGAGGCAGACAGTGAGTTTAATAGAATTTGAGCCAACCATGCTTCACAAATACAATCTTCATTAACACCAATATCCTCTAACCTAGCTTTTGGAAAAGCCTCAACAGCAGCATTACCATCAAATTCTTCGTTGGTTCTAATACTACGGAGTAGTTGGTAAACATCAACTGACCTTCTAAACATAGCAAAGGCATACTTGCCATATTGGAACATAACAGCAGCAGCATTAAAATCTTTCCCAATCAGGTAATCTAATTCAACTGCTCCATAATAATTACTTTTTTGTTCACGAGTAAACTTAATAAAGGCAAAGTCTTTTTGAATTTCATCGATATTAAAATTAATGTCTAGACGATTTGTTAAAATACCCATTACCTAAACTCCTTTAAAATAAATTCAATTGATTCATCAGCAACTCTGCCATTTTTGCAAAGATAAGGAACCTCAAATATCTTTCTATCAGAAGATATATATGGTTTAAAGATTGTATCTGAAGAAGCTAAAATATTAATTACGAATATTTTTTCTGCTCCAACAGATACCATTTTTTCACGTATTTTACTAAGTATTTCATCAGCTTGGACAAAAGACTTATCGTTCCAAAATTTAAAGTCTACATAATTCTTATCTCTTTTAAAATCAAAACGCTCGAATTCATTTATGTCTAACTCTATTAAATTAATATTGAATACTTTTTCAAAAATATGTTTACCGCAGACTTCACCTAAAGCTCCTTTGTAAATATTATTAAACATTGGCGGTGTCAACATTAGTTCGGACTCAGGAAAGGTTGTTGCCCAACCAGAGTTAACAAATAATTCATGTAAAATATCAATTTTCATCAATTCAGGAAGACGAGCAGATACTTCACTTACTGGTTTGACCTCTTTCTTCCCGTATCCATTAGAAAAGAAGACTTCAATCTCTCTATAGTTATTTGTTTCCACATAACTATATGAATTGCTAGGTTTTGGTAATTTAAGGTAAATAGGACTCCAGTTAGGATCGCACTCTAATTCTTTTTTAACAGTGGGCTGAACAAGAACTTGCTCTCGAAGAGCTTGCCAAACTTTGACAGTTTGAGGTGTCCAGGGTGTACTTAACTGACGGCGGATATAGGCAGAAGTGTGATTGCTCCTATTAGAAGCACGATTTTGTATTTCTATCAGTTCTTCATCTTCATTAGTTGATTGCTCAACTGATTCAAGAAGAGCAGTATATTCACGAACAGGTATTACATCATCAGGTAAAGAAAAATTGCTTAGATGTTTTCGGATTGATACATCAGCAAGAATATGTATCGTTGGAGCCTTCATATTGGTTCGGCATATCCGCCCTATAGCCTGAATAATTATTTTATTTAAATAACGTGAATAAGAATTTGTGTTATATAAACTTAAGCTATACTGGTTTAATTTATTATTTCCTAAATAACGTTTAAATGCTTCATCTAATTTAATCTTAAACGTACTCGGTGATATAGCTCCATTTTCAACTAAAAATTCTAACTGGAAAATGTATTTTATAAAGTCTTCATTAGTAATATTATTAGAAATATTAACGATTAAATTTGTTGGAGTATCTAAGTATATACCATTGATATCCATACAAGAGTTTTTATAATGATTATTAATTTGTTTCGGACTTATAGAGTTTGGAATTGGGAACTGTAAATTTTGCCCAACTCCAATTGTTGGGTACGAGGAAATAATAAATCGACGTTTGTTATCTTTTAGATCATTAATAATTTGTGCTTTTTTATCCTCAAAGTTTTCGCTGTTAAGTACAGTAATTATATCTGATACATCATTCCCTACGTTAGTTGTATTTCCAGATAAAATTAATTCTGTATATTCATAGATTATTTCCAAATCAAATCCTAAATCTTTAACTTTAGGTAATTTATTAAAGAAGCAAAGAAACGCATGACAGTCAGGATTATCCAAAAAATACTTCCATGCAGTAAATAGCTTTACATAACGACAAAACAAAAATTCAATATGTGACTTATCTTCATTGATTTTATATTGGAGATTATTCCATAAACAATTAGCTGCCGCTTTATCATTTAATATAATTTCAAGTTGTTGAATTGCATCTTTATATAAATCTGTTCCAATAAAATTAGTTTTGATAGCAATATCATCATATCCTTTGGTAGCTTGAAGATAAGATTCTTTTAGCCTAGCAATGTCATCAACTTTTAACCGTATAAATGAATCACCTAAACGAGATTTTAAATATTCAAGGTCATAATTTCCAATATTTGTGTAAAGCCCAGCAGTTGCCGAAATACCAACAACCATAGCTTTTGAACAAATTCCAGCTAAAAAAGATTCTGGTGTGCGGCTAAAATTGTAAACATATATCTTTGATAAGGTATCATGTTCATCACTATCAACGATATCGTAATAGCAAAAACCTGTATCATAAAATCCTTGATTTTTAAGTGTGCTTTTCTCAGAATCTATACCATACGGTAAATCACCTTCAATTATATTGTTAGTCAAAAATTCAATATCTTTATTATCAATATGGAAATTATTGAGAACTGTTTTAACAGCAGATTCGAGCGGAAAAACCTCTTTAACACTCTCATGTTCCTCTTTTAAGCGAAGATAATTTTGTACTAAAAAACCAATTCCTATCTGGAAATAAATTAGAAAACCAGCAATATCTCTTAATAGTGAGTGTATATCCACACCAGATTTTTCTTTAGAAGCATCAAAAGCTTGAATCCAATTTGTACGGTTATATATATCCTCAACAAGCTCAATACGCTTATTACGAGCTAATACATTATGGAACTGATAATCATAAAATAAAAAATTTCTTTTATTTGTTAAAAAATCTTTATGTGATTTACAAGTA is part of the Nostoc sp. UHCC 0926 genome and encodes:
- a CDS encoding DNA cytosine methyltransferase produces the protein MTKTVPMIRTLQHLGATREDIIAFIKKAKTKKPSPKSDVCKNFDNTKLKPVLPDDAPIAVVLFAGGGGIEAGVVQAGIRPVIAVEFDPTKPDLSRAFVEDVAEGIALNHHRNFHEYGCKIIQLTVQEVARLGFLGFPRRPDYLHASPVCANFSQAHTAKAGIALETADDLSAALAVAEAIRQLQPRVFTLENVPRYQNSQSFSIILDALEQEGYSVNYSVVNMADFGLPQARRRLVLIASRGFSVAIPAHRKPIGWYEAIAHLIPMMSDSQLLPKQRQAVEQFLTANEPTPLLLERVGGRNRLKYKPGHLPSNTILRSHFTDHKGCNRSKFTDIWLPDGTVKSLSIEGAAKLQGFPDWYEFPNETATAGSIIGYSVPPSFATQLFMSAQSYSYVGNS
- a CDS encoding ASCH domain-containing protein, coding for MKALSVRQPWAWAIIYALKDIENRGWPINYRGDILIHAAKTCTKKEYQLTKEFCQGMGVVIPELISLRRGQVIGIVTIVDCKFSQIASGWGMPGQYHCQLENPREITPIPYIGRLGIFEVPDDLVMEVAA